In one Amaranthus tricolor cultivar Red isolate AtriRed21 chromosome 8, ASM2621246v1, whole genome shotgun sequence genomic region, the following are encoded:
- the LOC130821242 gene encoding protein argonaute 7: protein MEETEESNPTRNLASHSRNRNHHHNHLFNHHNQYYNPNAIVPYNNYHYTSNLLHLHHSNTYRFIGFLEQNFQQQQGILPLPPILPFQVPLHQTQKFRPKTHYSKPSFKPHKPIPSVLLPASDNDVTRVSPATQGDEQIERKLGLLNIKKSNVVDTPLQALVVAKRPDCGGKEGQAISLLANHFRVKFDPCKHIFHYNVEISPNPPKEVARLIKKKVVEENSALLCGASPAFDGRKNLYSPVEFRSNRLEFFVGLPMFISSKSCLEGNTCVEVEKKGQKLKVFRININLVSRLDGNNLKKYLNKEGDDCVPLPQEFLHALDVVLRECPNEKCYPSGRSMYSKSMGGAREIGGGAVGLRGFFQSLRPTKQGLALNVDFSVTAFHESIGVIDYLQKRLKFLHDLHERNDRFLTTMERKEVEKELKNLRVFVSHRDPGQKYRFHSLTEEVTEKLWFEDRDGSKLRLLDYFKDHYEYDIQYRNLPCLQISRSKPCYLPMELCTICEGQKFLGKLSDDQTAKIMKMGSQKPRERRAIINGVMNGPVGPTSGCQGEEFNLQISREMTRLNGRVLMPPKLKLGDKGLVSDVLPTSIDRKWSLLGGHVSEGARIERWAMISFGGTPDQKSHIAKFISQLSLKCEQMGIFLNKSPVLAPQFEPIHVLNNVTLLENKLYKIQKAAVNNLQLLLCIMEKKHKGYANLKRIAETRVGVVSQCCLYTNLSKLNSQFLTNMALKINAKVGGSTVALFRSLPSQIPRLLTHDEPLIFMGADVSHPHPLDDSSPSVVAVVGSLNWPSANKYVSRMRSQTHRQEIIEDLGQMVHEILVEFCQVVKALPRRIIFFRDGVSETQFYKVLKEELQSIRAGCDKFLDYKPLITFVVVQKRHHTRLFPDESDPSCLQFCDENIPPGTVVDTVITHPTEFDFYLCSHWGAKGTSRPTHYHVLWDESKFTSDEFQKLVYSLCFTFVRCTKPISIVPAAYYAHLAAYRGRLYLERSDSTVSSKCGGGPTISRVGPPKATPLPKISENVKKLMFYC, encoded by the exons ATGGAAGAAACAGAAGAATCCAACCCAACTAGAAACTTAGCTTCTCATAGTAGAAAcagaaatcatcatcataatcatctaTTTAATCATCATAATCAATACTATAATCCAAATGCTATTGTCCCatataataattatcattatacTAGTAATTTACTTCATTTGCACCATTCTAATACTTAcagatttattgggtttttagaACAAAACTTTCAACAACAACAAGGTATTCTTCCTTTACCCCCAATATTACCATTTCAAGTTCCTTTACATCAAACCCAGAAATTTAGGCCAAAAACCCATTATTCTAAACCTTCTTTTAAACCCCACAAACCTATTCCTTCTGTTCTTCTTCCTGCTTCTGATAATGATGTTACTAGGGTCTCACCTGCAACTCAAG GTGATGAACAGATTGAGCGAAAACTTGGTTTACTTAACATAAAGAAGTCAAATGTTGTTGATACTCCACTACAAGCTTTGGTGGTTGCCAAGAGGCCAGACTGTGGTGGAAAAGAAGGCCAGGCTATTTCTCTTCTGGCTAACCATTTTCGAGTAAAATTTGATCCATGTAAGCATATTTTCCACTACAATGTCGAAATATCTCCAAATCCTCCTAAGGAAGTAGCtcgtttaattaagaaaaaagttGTTGAAGAAAACTCGGCTTTGCTTTGTGGTGCTTCGCCTGCTTTTGATGGTAGGAAGAATTTGTATAGTCCTGTTGAGTTTCGAAGCAATAGGCTCGAGTTCTTCGTTGGTCTTCCGATGTTTATTAGTAGTAAATCGTGTTTAGAAGGCAATACTTGTGTAGAAGTAGAGAAAAAGGGGCAAAAACTTAAGGTATTTAGGATCAACATTAATCTAGTATCAAGATTAGATGGAAATAACTTGAAGAAGTACTTAAACAAGGAGGGAGATGACTGTGTGCCACTTCCTCAGGAATTTCTCCATGCTTTGGATGTAGTCTTGAGGGAATGTCCTAATGAAAAATGCTACCCTTCGGGGAGATCAATGTATTCGAAGTCCATGGGAGGGGCTCGAGAGATTGGAGGAGGAGCTGTTGGATTACGCGGGTTTTTTCAGAGTCTAAGGCCGACTAAACAAGGCCTTGCTTTGAATGTAGATTTTTCGGTGACAGCATTTCATGAGAGTATTGGAGTCATAGACTATTTACAAAAACGCTTGAAGTTTTTGCACGATCTGCACGAGAGGAATGATAGGTTTTTGACAACCATGGAGAGGAAGGAAGTTGAGAAGGAATTGAAGAACTTGAGGGTCTTTGTTTCACATAGAGACCCGGGTCAGAAATATCGGTTTCACAGCTTGACTGAGGAAGTTACCGAAAAGCTCTGGTTTGAAGACCGGGATGGCAGCAAATTGAGGCTCTTAGATTATTTCAAGGATCATTATGAGTATGATATACAATACCGGAATTTGCCTTGCTTACAGATCAGTAGGAGTAAGCCATGTTACCTTCCGATGGAGCTTTGCACGATTTGTGAAGGGCAGAAGTTTCTTGGTAAACTCTCAGATGACCAAACAGCAAAAATCATGAAGATGGGAAGTCAAAAACCAAGAGAACGAAGAGCGATAATCAATGGAGTCATGAATGGACCTGTTGGACCAACAAG TGGTTGCCAAGGAGAAGAGTTCAATTTACAAATTTCGAGAGAAATGACACGGTTGAACGGGAGAGTTCTTATGCCTCCAAAATTGAAGCTCGGAGATAAAGGGCTTGTAAGTGATGTACTTCCTACCTCCATTGATCGGAAATGGAGCCTTTTAGGTGGGCACGTTTCTGAAGGGGCGCGGATCGAAAGGTGGGCGATGATCAGTTTCGGTGGAACCCCTGATCAAAAATCTCATATTGCTAAATTCATTAGCCAGCTATCTTTAAAGTGTGAACAAATGGGAATTTTCCTCAACAAATCCCCCGTTTTAGCCCCGCAATTTGAGCCCATCCATGTGCTAAACAATGTCACCCTCTTGGAAAACAAACTATACAAGATCCAAAAAGCAGCAGTAAACAATCTTCAGCTACTATTGTGCATAATGGAGAAGAAACATAAAGGGTATGCAAATCTCAAACGAATCGCTGAAACACGCGTAGGAGTAGTAAGCCAATGTTGCTTATACACGAACCTTAGCAAACTAAACTCCCAATTTTTGACAAACATGGCTCTTAAGATCAATGCCAAAGTCGGTGGGTCGACAGTAGCACTATTCAGATCATTACCCTCTCAAATCCCTCGTCTACTTACACATGATGAGCCATTAATCTTTATGGGTGCAGATGTGTCTCATCCTCACCCTCTCGATGACTCAAGTCCTAGTGTTGTGGCGGTTGTTGGCAGCTTAAACTGGCCGTCAGCTAACAAGTATGTGTCAAGAATGAGGTCTCAAACACACAGGCAAGAGATCATAGAAGATCTAGGACAAATGGTGCACGAAATACTCGTTGAATTTTGCCAAGTGGTAAAAGCTCTCCCTAGACGAATCATATTTTTCCGAGATGGGGTCAGTGAGACTCAATTCTATAAAGTTTTAAAAGAAGAATTGCAATCAATAAGAGCTGGGTGTGACAAATTTCTGGATTATAAACCGCTGATCACATTTGTTGTGGTACAGAAACGACACCACACGAGATTATTCCCCGATGAAAGTGATCCGAGTTGTCTACAATTCTGCGACGAGAACATCCCTCCAGGAACTGTTGTAGACACTGTGATCACTCATCCAACGGAATTCGATTTTTATCTTTGCAGTCATTGGGGAGCGAAGGGAACAAGTCGACCGACACACTACCATGTGCTGTGGGACGAAAGCAAGTTCACTTCTGATGAGTTTCAGAAACTGGTTTATAGCTTATGCTTCACATTTGTAAGGTGTACTAAACCAATTTCTATAGTACCTGCTGCTTACTATGCGCATCTTGCAGCGTATAGGGGCAGACTGTACCTCGAAAGGTCAGACTCTACGGTTTCTAGCAAGTGCGGTGGTGGCCCAACAATATCTCGAGTTGGTCCTCCGAAGGCGACTCCTCTTCCAAAGATTAGTGAAAATGTAAAGAAACTAATGTTTTATTGCTAA
- the LOC130821294 gene encoding uncharacterized protein LOC130821294 codes for MHLPKKLTYSLSELELCGKMSSLGAGKGLLEVGKFACYVTVPIVLMYAFANNTKNLQKFMGGRSYVVYPPEGPRPPSPEEMREMARELARNRKNQ; via the exons ATGCACTTACCCAAGAAATTAACATATTCTCTTTCAGAATTAGAGTTGTGTGGAAAAATGTCGTCTTTGGGAGCAGGGAAAGGGCTTTTGGAGGTGGGAAAGTTTGCTTGCTATGTAACTGTTCCCATTGTTCTTATGTATGCTTTTGCCAACAACACCAAAAATCTCCAGAAATTCATGGGTGGA CGTTCTTATGTGGTCTATCCGCCTGAGGGACCAAGGCCCCCATCACCAGAGGAAATGCGAGAGATGGCTCGTGAACTTGCTCGTAATAGGAAAAATCAATAA